The genomic interval TGAGCAAACCCATCGATAAGAAGTTCTACAAGGGCACAAATCCCAGCTGTCatgattttaatgccaatgcAGCAACGCCGACTGGGGCACCGCTGCTGGTTGGTTTCACAACGGGACAAATACAGCTGGTATCGCCGCAACAAGGGCTACGCGAGCTGCGCAAACTATTCAATGAGGAGGTGAGCAACAAGTCTTGACAATAAGCTTATATGCCCACATGCTTAGTGTAACCCTGCCACTTCGCTTGCAGCGCCTGATTGACAAGACCAAAGTGACCTGCCTGAAGTGGCTGCCAAATTCGCCGCATCTGTTTCTCGCCTCGCACGCTTCGGgccatttgtatctgtataaCGAGGAGCTGCCCTGTGCGGCCACAGCGCCCAGCTATCAACCATTTAAGGTGGGCGACGGCTACACGATACTCACCTGCAAATCAAAGTCGACGCGCAATCCGCTTTACAAGTGGGTATTTAGCACCGACAACTGCTGCATCAATGAGCTGTGCTTCTCGCCCTGCGGCTCTAATTTGGCGCTGGTCTCACAAGATGGCTTCCTTCGTGTCTTTCACTATGATACAATGGAGCTGCTGGGCATTGCGCGTTCCTATTTTGGTGGCTTCCTCTGTGTCTGCTGGTCGCCCGATGGCAAATACATTGTTGTTGGCGGCGAGGATGATCTGGTTACGGTGTGGTCTTTGCACGAGCGACGCGTTGTTGCCCGCGGCCAGGGCCATCGTTCCTGGGTCTCTGTGGTGGCCTTTGATCCGTATACCACCTCCTACACGAACTGGGATGGCGGTGATTTCAGTGACGATGAAAATCAGCTGAATGAATACACTGCATCCAGGGAGGACCGCTTCTCAGGCGACTCCACAGCCAATGGTGGCTTTGAGGGCTTCGATAAAAACTCAACGCCGCTGCACACGAACCGAGCGCATCCTCACTCAGCTTCGTTTCGTTCGGACGGCTCATCGGCGGCGCTGACACCGGACAAACTGGCCATTAGCTATCGCCTCGGTTCAGTTAGTCAGGATACGCAAATCTGCCTGTGGGACATCACGGAGGATGTGCTGCGGCATCCTTTGACGTTGCGGCAGCGCGTTAACAGCACGCAGCTTAACGATAGCAGTTTCATGAATGGTTGCCTCGATGCGGATGGCATCAAAGTGATACGACCGGTTGCCATGGGTCAGGCAAGCAACTTTGCCGACTCCGGCAGCTGTAGCCCCATCAGGGAAACAGCGGGTGGCAGCGCCGCCGGTGCGACAGAGCACAGTAATAGCAGTTCCAGCAAATTCTCCACGGCCAACTGCACGATATCTTCGCAATCATCTAATGCCAACACGCCGCCGGATGAATGCTGTGACACAGAgccggcagcagctggagcagcagcagcaattgctgcCGCGAATGCCACGTCGACATCCACATCCAAAGCGAACAGCAGGTCacacggcaacagcaactcgATCAAGTTCCCCAATTGCATCAGTGCGACCAAGTCGGACAGCATCGATAGCGGTGGGCCGCGCGTTAGCAACTCCAATTACTCCACATCTGGCTATAATAGTAAAAATTCCAATAGCTCGACCAAAACCAACTCCAATGcgggcggcagcagcagcagcagctttagcGCCTTCAATAGTCTCACCCAGCGTTTATCCAATTTTAGTTTTCTGAGCAACTCGGACAAACGATCGGCTACCATTGGTTTCGAGGGCAGCGGCTCGACGGCCACGAATCATCGCCAGCACCGAAAGGCGATGAGCATGCTGAAGAGCTATAATCAACATAATCACAgtaatcacaacaacaacaggagcagcaacagcagctccacAAATTTCGCTCACTCCACGGCGCTGGAGTCGGGCGCGGGCACAGTCATTGGCAGCAGTGCGACAGCGCATAGCTTTGGCTCACTGAAGCTGAGCAAATCCTCGCACAACTCCTCGCTGACAACGGCTGGACAGTCGTCGGCCAGTGTGAGTAGTTATGATCCCATGAAGCTTATTGGCACGCCCGCGTGTCCACGGTTCGAGGAGTGCCCGCTGCTGGAGCCACTCGTCTGCAAGAAGATTGCGCACGAGCGCCTCACGGCGCTTATATTTCGCGAGGATTGCTTTTTGACGGCATGCCAGGATGGTTTTATCTACACATGGGCGCGACCGGGTCAGACAACGGTAAGTGGAAACGCTTGACTCGGCCTGTGACAAGCTGTTCTAatcgttttctttctttggCCCACAGCACGTTGCTCAGCACTTGTCGCCCAGTCAAGCAGCGCCTCCGGGCGGCACGGTAATATAGTTCGTTAAAATGTATGCGATTAACTATCAGCGTAATCTTGTCAAGCAGCAGGAGGCGGCGCAGTCGGTGATTTAGGTTAGAGCTAGCGAttgatttcaaattatttcCTGTTAGGCAGAgtcttaaattgtttttatttttcaatatttttttttaaactatgTTGCGTCTTTTTTAATTCCGATTTTGATTGAACACACATAAAATATTCAGAAGaaaaatcaagaatatatacgaGATATAGTTATGTAAAACATAACTACGATTtatatgcaacagcagcaggctacagaacaaaaacaaaacaaacaaacatttatataaatacgatatacatacatatatatgaatatatatatatatataaatttatctatatatatttaaatttggatTATGATTAGTTgtaaatgtattatttttaatacatggaatttgttaaaaacaaagcaaagcatGTTTATAACTATTTACTAAGCGCTAGCATAATACACAATACAcgttaataaaacaaacacacaaacgaCTACACACACATTGCATTAGTCAACTTTAAAGAGGAttatcgaaagaaaaaaaaaaaacaaaaagaaagaaataacaCCCGAAAACGGAAGCTAAGCTAGCGAATTTGTATGCAGAACTTTTTCACATTTGTGCTATGGTACTGAGTTGCGATTGAGGCCCCAACTAACGAACTACTTatactatacatatacaacAAGAAGAATAAATACTAATTAGTATGCATTATTactaaataaaagcaaagcaagAACGAAAAACACGAAAACTAATACCTAATGTAGGAACTGTTAtcgttattataattataataattatttttcacgCTATTCGAGTGCAAAAGTCAGCCAcacataatatttataaagtcaaataaaacaaaaaacattcaagaaaaataacacacacacacccaacaaATTAGactaaatgcaaaacaaaaaccagatAACAACgtaaaaataagaagaaacaTATTTCATACTGGcctatattttataaaagcgAATCGTTACGCGTGTGAAACTAGTGAGAAATTTCTAAGAACAGATCCAGagaacataaaaacaaaacgtagCCAATAAGTGAAGCAGTTAATGAAGAAGAACGAGGacatgttaaacaaaaaagtaataaaaaacaaacaaccaaCCAACAACACGTTACAGTAATAAAGActacaaatttcaataaaaactatatactatataaaaaaaaaaataaaaaaaaaaaaaaacaatacaaaagcaattaaaacaaTCAAAAAGCTTTTCAATCAAGAGAACCATAATTAATCCTTCGTAGACAAATAATTGATAAGCCGAGTTTAATTTCTCAAATTGTGTAAGTATGAGAACTAGAGAACTAGCACTTACCCATTGTAACTTTCTCCTCTTGCCAAGTCTGCTCTGCAACTTCTTCCAAATGAATTTCGATGCACGGCCTTGTTTCAGACGGTTAAACCGATTATCCATTTCCAAATTTGGTTTTAAACTTTGTTCGTGTCATTTCAaccaattaaaacaaaacattttgaattatATCAAATATTCACTTCCATGTATCGAATTCTTGTTAATGTCTGGATggattatacaaatatattatatttttttcggtTGTCCCACACACTTTTTATTTCGAATAACCATTACGATTTAAGGTTGAGCTTTTCGTAAGGTCACATATTTGATTAATGGTTcagtttttaattagtttaaataaTTCCAGGTTGCATCCAGCCTTAATGCAAAAGCAGAAGAAGCTTCTTAGTTTCAAGAGATAAATAATTGCTTGTGAACTAATTCTATGaaataattgttgttttttcaagcgttgtttatttataaaatgtattcattttgttgttaacaaaaatatgtttattcaTCACCTACTGCAAATCTCAATTGGATATTTCGCGAACTTTAAGTCTCTCCAACCACATAAACTACTAAGACGATTTAACATTTTGGAAATGATTTTGCATtggtattttaaaaaaatttaacacATCGATTTTGAGGGTTAGTGTactttgcacacacacacacacacacacacacagagatacactcacacttacacacatcCATGCAGCGGTGTGTGTCTTTCTTTCATTGCCCCAGTTAGTTAAATGAGTTTCAAAAATTATACTATGGATTTTTATAGCGCCTTTAGCGTGGCCAACGGATCCACACCGGGCAAATACAAATGCTTAGAGAGCAGAAACGCGAACAACATCTGGCCGGCAACCACAATGAACAGGAAGTAGAGCTTCCGCTTGCGACCGCCGCTATAATCAAACTGCTGTGGATTGCCATAGGGATCATAGTTAATGGCACCGCTGGGCGCAGGCGGTGTATTATCCTGCAACAATTTCGTTCGCAGCGTGCGCAACTGTAAAAGAgttgaaattaataattgatGATTTCAATACATAGCCAATGATGCTCACCAGAAAGAAGCCAAAGGAGAAGCTGGTATACGCCAGTGCTATATAGTAGCCAGAGCGAAAGAACATCGCGCTCATCAGCAGGCAGACGACGATATTCACATATTTATAGCCCGTAAATGCCAGCAAGTCCAAAGTCTTAAGACTCGTCTTAACATTCATTACATACAGAGAAATGGAGTAGATGACCAGCTCGAAAATGCTATATGCCAGCGCACTGGATGCCTGTATGCCCAGCTGTTCGGGCGAAAAGCGGTTCTGCATGCCCAACAGCAGGCCGGCAACAATCACATACGTTATATAGCCCATAGTTGGCAGATAGAGATCTGGTGCATTTATATCATAGCGCGGCTGCACGGGATGCTCCTGATCGTATTTCAGGGACCAGTCCTGTAAAGGCACAATATAAAAGTTTAACACCGACCCAGCACTGTCATAAATATTAAGCTAATTAGTTGCACGCACAATTCAAAATAAAGATTCTTTGAAACTGTGCAAAATTCGTGCTTTTAAATTCGGGTTCGTGCGTGTTGGACACGCAACCGTATCTATTTGCACGGCGCTGTTAATAGCTCTTTAGTGACTGTAAAAGCGTTAACAGACTCCAATCAGCGTCACATTTTGCACCAATTGGCCCAATTCAAATGGGTAACTTACCTTGTGTATATAAGGAAAGAAGAGCAAACGTAGCTTGCGTCCGACGTAGGCATTATCTACGGCAAAATAGTACTTAAGCTTGGCCACAGGCACCCACTTCTCGAACTGATTCTCTACAAGCTGCTTGCCTTGGTCGGCCAGACGCTGGCCATACTGCATGGCCATGTCCTGCACAATGGGCTGTTGGAACATGGCAAGCTGTGGATACTGGCCGACTGGCGCCGCGCCGGGAGCAACACCATATGGCGGCGGCTGTGGCGCGCCCAGGCCATATGAGACCGGTCCAGCTGGTGCATTAGCCTGCgattgcatttgctgttgttgttgtggtgggtAGCCATagttctgctgttgctgtggctgaaCTGGTGccgctggtgctggtgctgcatTGTAGCCATAACTGTTGACCTGCTGTGGGGCCGGTCCGCCGTACATATTGGGATCGAACATGGTGGGTGCAGCCGTTGGTGTCATAAAAGCAGAGCCACTTGGCATCGGTGCCGTTGGACCCATAGCATTCAAATCGCTCACCCGTTTAATGGGGCGTGCACGTCCGCCGCCTTGTGCTATTTTTGGTTGAGCAGAAAGAGAAAATTGCAACTATTTATTGGCCATTCCAATGGGATTGGTGGGATGGGTGAAGTGTTAGGGGGAAAAAGGTAAAATCAAGCTACACACGCAGTAAACAAACTATAAACGCAACAGTATTAGTAATGCAGGCTGTGGTAATCAATTCAAGGAATTCAACAATTGAATACGAGAGGCAACTAAAACAACCGCCAGCTGCGGCATTCTGCGagggcagcagcagaggcggcattggcagcagctgccttcGTGGTATACTTGCGTAGCCATAGCTTGTTCCTTACAATTTTCCCACTTACGATTCCGTATACCCGCATTTGGATTATAGTTCATCTCGTTGATGTTGGGCCCTGTCACTTGCTGTGTTGTTTGTTGAGTAAATAGctctgtttttatttgaaatatcagCAAAACTTTGGTTTATTACACATCACCACTCGGCTGAAATTCATTAAGTACACGACGGATTTGTTGTTGAAacatcgataagtatcgaggTAAAAATATCGAGTGTAAAATAAATCTAGCTGTATGATGGTCCTTTAATTCTTATTGGTTGGTTCAGTTATAAAATTACtctattcatttcatttagtttgtgtttataatttaaacacaacaatttaataaaatgataataaatGCATTAGAATTTATGAGCAACATTTCCGTTGTATTACACTGAATACATCTTTTCGTATGAGTATTTGACAAAAAGAAAGTATCATGCTAACATAagcgcaaattaaaaataatgcgATGTGTTGACAACTCTTACACAGGAGTTGCATGCGATTGTTATCGCTTATCGCGTAGCTAATCGTGGCTTTGTCGCAGTTGTGtctagtttttgtttttatttaatacagcCTTAATAAACAAGTGTTTTGTGAGTAATTTATGCACATTGGTTAGTGCAACTTAAAATTCGGGAGAAACAATGTGTTTAAATTGATAATAAACATGGTCAAGTCCCTTTATTAGCACCAAAATTCGTGGCTCTAAATTTAAGGTGTGGTTGGGCTTTGGTTGTTTGACTAAGCGCAGCTTTACTCAAGTTGGGCGGCGGCCCTGCCAACTTTCTTAGGCTGTAAATCAAGAAAAAGTgactaaatatataattaaaacagTTAATGTacaattcaattatatttatgttagaaATGTTTGttagtttaattaattgttttgtaattatgcacacacaaactcCAGACCACGCCTAaagcagcagcacacacacacaaacgtacATTAATTTCCCCATGTTCATATACAGTGGAGCTTGACTTACGTACATCTCTCTCGACCGAACATCTTAGCCCGTCATTATTTTTAATCCCAATATATTTGGCAAATTTTTGCAACATAAGTTCTTGTGTTCTCAGTGTAACTGTCGCTTATTGCGAGCTTGCACTgtacacgtgtgtgtgtatgtgtgcgcttACTAATACAACCGTTAGAGGTCTGACTAATACAACTGATCTCTTGATTTGTTTATATGGACTGTTCATAAATCGATTATTGCAAATAAACATTgtctattgttatttatttatagactACGAATTTCCAATACGAAAATGTGCCTTTAGTCTTCGACGCAACGCCAGCTGGAAGAGTTCTCATAACGAGCTCCTACTAAAACTAAACCAAGTCACCATGTCAACATGCAGCAGGCTACTAGTCTGCTGGCTAGTGCAATTATTGCTGCTGGCAACGGGCAGGGCCCAACTGCCCAGCGacttgcaacaacagcagcaacaacagccgggCCAGCCACAGTCGCCGacgcaactgcaacagccCCAGCCATATCAGCCCAGTTATAACAAGGATTATTCGCCTCGCTATAATCCATTGTACACGGGTCAACCACAAAATCCCGACAGCACACAATACGATAATCCGTTGCTGGACTTCAACAATCAGCCAAGTAACCCAAATTATGGTGGCGCCGGGCTTAATCCAAACAACTATAATGGCTACAACAATTACGACGGTAATCGTCCATTGTTGGGGACTGGCAGCAATATTGGCGGACCAGGCAGCATTGGCAACGCGGGGCCCCAATACGATCCCTTTAATCGCAACACTGTGACCGGCAACTCAGCTATCGGCTATAGGGACATGTTCACCGATGAGGATAACTTTTGTCCCGAGCATTGGGTATCATTCCGACAGACATGCTATCGCTTTATACGGTCCCCCAAGCGCAACTGGGCTGAGGCGAAGAAAATATGCAAGGCCTACACAGCGGATTTGCTGAATGTGGACAATGTGGAGAAGCATTCGTTTATTTTAAAGCAGTTGATCCTGCAGAATCAGCGACAAAATCGTTTCTTTATCTCGGCACGCCAAACGGGTCCACAAAACTGGGTGAATGATGACAATACGCAACTGGTGCAAATTGAAGACTCTTTTGCCTTCGATGAGCAGCAGGCGCTCGAAAACGAGGATCTAATTGACAATCGTTTTCTTGTGCAAAACGATCCGAACAATcgcaattttaataataatccCAATCAGTACTATAATTCGCTGGCGGGCACAACGAATCTGAATCAGCGGAATCAAAACAATCTGCGTGGCTACTTTGGTATGAAGAAAAATCAGGAAATGCAAATACACATATTAATATCGTTTATCCATTACAGGTCCAAATCAGCCCTATGGAGATAATGGCTATTTGCGGGATCGTGTGGTTTATGCTTATTCGAAAAAACGCGATCGCTGGATGTTTATGCCTGCGTacgaaattgaaatgaatctCTTTATATGCGAGTCCAAGGCGCTTTACAGTCCTGACAATGTCAATATAAAACTGGATGATAAACGCCCCTATACCTATGGCCTGGACATTCGAGATTTGGAGCGCATACCACGTGGCCCGTTCTTTGTAAAGCAACCAAATGACACAACCTTTGATGTGAACAAGAATCGGTTGATCAACGATGTTTCACTGGGCTGCCTTGCTGGAGGCTATCCGACGCCCACATACGAGTGGTTTCGCGAAGTCTATGTGAACGATACGTTGGAATACCATCGGATTGATCCCTTGGTGGACAATCGCTATACCATATCGGGCGgcaatttgattatttatgaGCCCAAGCAGGCTCTGGATCAGGGCGCGTATCATTGCATtgcacaaaacaaatttggTCGCATCCGTTCGGAGAGTGCGCATCTTAACTTTGGTTTCATTATGGAATTCAATTTGAAGCGTTCGGCAGAATCAAGTGAAATGAACTGGGGCAAGTCTATATTCTGCGATCCGCCGCAACATTACCCGGCTATTAAATACTATTGGTCGCGTGATTATTTCCCCAATTTCGTGGAGGAGGATCAGCGTGTTTTTGTCTCTTACGATGGTGCCCTCTACTTCTCGTTTATTGAGATCGTAGATCGTGCAAATTATTCGTGCACTGTACAAACGCTTGTCTCAGATACGGGTCGCAATGGACCCTTCTTTCCGCTGCGCGTTACGCCCAATAGCAATTATCAGGCGTTGATCTTTGCCAATACTTTTCCCAAAGTCTTTCCGGAAGCTCCAGTTGCCGGCGAAGAGATTCGTTTGGAATGCATGGCTTTTGGCTATCCTATACCTGCGTACAACTGGACGCGCAATGGCCAGCCGCTGCAGCGCAATGCCTACACGACCAGCTATGGACGCGTTCTGATCATTCGGAATGCCACGACCAATGATAATGGCCAGTACACGTGCAGTATTACCAATCCCCGTAAGACTCTGGAAAAGTCCATTTATATCAACATACAAATGCGACCTGAATTCACCATACCGCTTAAGGACATGATCAAGGACTACAACAGTGATGTGACCTTCATTTGTGAAGCCTTTGCCATACCCGATGCCAACTACACTTGGTACAAGAACGGCGAGCGTCTTGATCCTTTAAGCATCAATCGGGACCGCTATGTTATACAGGACAATTTGCTTACCATTAAATTCCTTGAGAAGGACAAAGATGAGGGCATGTACCAGTGTGGTGCACAGAATCAGCTGAAGACATCCTACAGCTCGGCTCAGTTGCGTGTGCTATCCATGAAGCCATCGTTTAAGAAGCGTCCGCTCGAATCGGAGATCTATGCTGTTTACAATGGCAATACGACTATTGTTTGTGATCCAGAGGCTGCACCACGTCCCAAATTTCAATGGAAAAAAGATGGTCAATTGCTGGGCTCCGGTGGACATCGTCGCATTTTGCCCAGCGGCACTCTCATCATATCACCTACATCCCGTGATGATGAGGGCATGTATACGTGCGTAGCCTCCAATCAAGCGGGATCGGATGAATCGCATGCTCGAGTAATTGTCCTACGTAAGCTATAATTGTGAATACTAGAGGCACTGCAGTATCTGaacatgcattcatatatttttgcagAGGAAATTCGCTTTGTACAGAGGCCACCGCAGCGCATTGTTTCCCGCGAGCATGACCTTATTTATCTACACTGTGAGGCTGCTTACGATGAGCTGCTGGACATTGCCTATGTTTGGAAGCATAATGGAGAAGTACTACGCAATAATCACGACGGCACCGAGCGCATTGTATGTCCCACCTTACTCCAAATCTAAAAATTATAAGTTCTATATCTTTATAAATTCTTTTGCAGATTGTCGATTGGAACAGCTTGACGGTGCACAACACAACGATGCGCGATTCTGGCGATTATGAGTGTGTCGTCAAATCAGCTGTCAATGAAATTAGTACCACGACAAATGTTATCATTGAGGGCGCTCCTGGTGCTCCAGGCGGGGTGCAGGTGATTGAGATTGGCAAGACCAAGGCCATC from Drosophila virilis strain 15010-1051.87 chromosome 2, Dvir_AGI_RSII-ME, whole genome shotgun sequence carries:
- the LOC6631034 gene encoding contactin isoform X1; amino-acid sequence: MHIDYEFPIRKCAFSLRRNASWKSSHNELLLKLNQVTMSTCSRLLVCWLVQLLLLATGRAQLPSDLQQQQQQQPGQPQSPTQLQQPQPYQPSYNKDYSPRYNPLYTGQPQNPDSTQYDNPLLDFNNQPSNPNYGGAGLNPNNYNGYNNYDGNRPLLGTGSNIGGPGSIGNAGPQYDPFNRNTVTGNSAIGYRDMFTDEDNFCPEHWVSFRQTCYRFIRSPKRNWAEAKKICKAYTADLLNVDNVEKHSFILKQLILQNQRQNRFFISARQTGPQNWVNDDNTQLVQIEDSFAFDEQQALENEDLIDNRFLVQNDPNNRNFNNNPNQYYNSLAGTTNLNQRNQNNLRGYFGPNQPYGDNGYLRDRVVYAYSKKRDRWMFMPAYEIEMNLFICESKALYSPDNVNIKLDDKRPYTYGLDIRDLERIPRGPFFVKQPNDTTFDVNKNRLINDVSLGCLAGGYPTPTYEWFREVYVNDTLEYHRIDPLVDNRYTISGGNLIIYEPKQALDQGAYHCIAQNKFGRIRSESAHLNFGFIMEFNLKRSAESSEMNWGKSIFCDPPQHYPAIKYYWSRDYFPNFVEEDQRVFVSYDGALYFSFIEIVDRANYSCTVQTLVSDTGRNGPFFPLRVTPNSNYQALIFANTFPKVFPEAPVAGEEIRLECMAFGYPIPAYNWTRNGQPLQRNAYTTSYGRVLIIRNATTNDNGQYTCSITNPRKTLEKSIYINIQMRPEFTIPLKDMIKDYNSDVTFICEAFAIPDANYTWYKNGERLDPLSINRDRYVIQDNLLTIKFLEKDKDEGMYQCGAQNQLKTSYSSAQLRVLSMKPSFKKRPLESEIYAVYNGNTTIVCDPEAAPRPKFQWKKDGQLLGSGGHRRILPSGTLIISPTSRDDEGMYTCVASNQAGSDESHARVIVLQEIRFVQRPPQRIVSREHDLIYLHCEAAYDELLDIAYVWKHNGEVLRNNHDGTERIIVDWNSLTVHNTTMRDSGDYECVVKSAVNEISTTTNVIIEGAPGAPGGVQVIEIGKTKAIIEWVDGVNNGRPIRYYHILGRTNWNRTWTNVSMFQHAREVDRYTSRQQTEVGDLTPWSSYEFSVTAVNDLGIGAPSAPSPIYSTYDDKPYIAPRNVGGGGGKIGDLTITWDPLLPQEQHSHGIHYKVFWKLKGALDWASDIIKKQENVGVAVVNIPLNNYYTEYEVRVQAINSVGPGPISDTVVIHSAEDMPQVAPQKPFALAYNSTCFNVSWSPIDMSRENIRGKLIGHRLKYWKTTHQEEDAVYYLSRTTRPWALIVGLQPDTYYFVKVMAYNAAGEGPESERFEERTYRKAPQKPPSSVHVYGINPSTVRVVWRYVSPAQDEEPIEGYKVRIWETDQNMITANNTIVPIGQKLEVFINTLTPGKSYNMRVLAYSNGGDGRMSSPTLRFQMGKTTRNAANTRHGHNINTALIMSVLLFITTFFYTNANN
- the LOC6631034 gene encoding contactin isoform X2, yielding MSTCSRLLVCWLVQLLLLATGRAQLPSDLQQQQQQQPGQPQSPTQLQQPQPYQPSYNKDYSPRYNPLYTGQPQNPDSTQYDNPLLDFNNQPSNPNYGGAGLNPNNYNGYNNYDGNRPLLGTGSNIGGPGSIGNAGPQYDPFNRNTVTGNSAIGYRDMFTDEDNFCPEHWVSFRQTCYRFIRSPKRNWAEAKKICKAYTADLLNVDNVEKHSFILKQLILQNQRQNRFFISARQTGPQNWVNDDNTQLVQIEDSFAFDEQQALENEDLIDNRFLVQNDPNNRNFNNNPNQYYNSLAGTTNLNQRNQNNLRGYFGPNQPYGDNGYLRDRVVYAYSKKRDRWMFMPAYEIEMNLFICESKALYSPDNVNIKLDDKRPYTYGLDIRDLERIPRGPFFVKQPNDTTFDVNKNRLINDVSLGCLAGGYPTPTYEWFREVYVNDTLEYHRIDPLVDNRYTISGGNLIIYEPKQALDQGAYHCIAQNKFGRIRSESAHLNFGFIMEFNLKRSAESSEMNWGKSIFCDPPQHYPAIKYYWSRDYFPNFVEEDQRVFVSYDGALYFSFIEIVDRANYSCTVQTLVSDTGRNGPFFPLRVTPNSNYQALIFANTFPKVFPEAPVAGEEIRLECMAFGYPIPAYNWTRNGQPLQRNAYTTSYGRVLIIRNATTNDNGQYTCSITNPRKTLEKSIYINIQMRPEFTIPLKDMIKDYNSDVTFICEAFAIPDANYTWYKNGERLDPLSINRDRYVIQDNLLTIKFLEKDKDEGMYQCGAQNQLKTSYSSAQLRVLSMKPSFKKRPLESEIYAVYNGNTTIVCDPEAAPRPKFQWKKDGQLLGSGGHRRILPSGTLIISPTSRDDEGMYTCVASNQAGSDESHARVIVLQEIRFVQRPPQRIVSREHDLIYLHCEAAYDELLDIAYVWKHNGEVLRNNHDGTERIIVDWNSLTVHNTTMRDSGDYECVVKSAVNEISTTTNVIIEGAPGAPGGVQVIEIGKTKAIIEWVDGVNNGRPIRYYHILGRTNWNRTWTNVSMFQHAREVDRYTSRQQTEVGDLTPWSSYEFSVTAVNDLGIGAPSAPSPIYSTYDDKPYIAPRNVGGGGGKIGDLTITWDPLLPQEQHSHGIHYKVFWKLKGALDWASDIIKKQENVGVAVVNIPLNNYYTEYEVRVQAINSVGPGPISDTVVIHSAEDMPQVAPQKPFALAYNSTCFNVSWSPIDMSRENIRGKLIGHRLKYWKTTHQEEDAVYYLSRTTRPWALIVGLQPDTYYFVKVMAYNAAGEGPESERFEERTYRKAPQKPPSSVHVYGINPSTVRVVWRYVSPAQDEEPIEGYKVRIWETDQNMITANNTIVPIGQKLEVFINTLTPGKSYNMRVLAYSNGGDGRMSSPTLRFQMGKTTRNAANTRHGHNINTALIMSVLLFITTFFYTNANN